The segment GCTGTACCTCGCGAGATGCTCCCGGTCGATCCGGGGCTTGTAGTAGTAGCCGTCGATGTGCGCGTCCGTGATGAGCCGGCAGAGGTTGCGGTAGCCCGTCAGGTCCTTCGCGAGGAGGATGAGATGGAACGGCTGGGCATCGGCCTTGCCTTCCTTGTCGCGCATCCCCCGCCGGGCGACGTAGGCCTCCACCCCGATGATCGGCTTGATGCCCCTGGCCACGGCCGCCTGATGGAAGGCCACCGCCCCATAGAGGGCACCGTGATCGGTCAGCGCGATCGAATCCATCCCGTGCGCGGCCGCCGCATCCACGATGTCGCCGATCCGACCGAGCCCGTCGAGCAGGCTGAATTCCGAATGGACGTGGAGGTGCGTGAAGTCGTTCGGGGCGATGGTCGTCACGGGAGGTCAATGGTAGCCCGGCGACGGGCGGGCCGATGGTCGCCCATCTTCTCGAGTAGGCGGCGTTCATCGCTTCGAAGTCGCTCATCCGCCCCAGAAGACGTTCACGTGAACGACGTGTCCAAGGTCGGATCCGACCGACGAGGGCATCACCTCGAAACTGTCGAGGATCTGCCTGGTCTGCGACCCTACATCCTCGCCAGCGAGACGACCCGTCGCCGGATCGACGCCCGCAGTCCCGCCGATCGTGATGAAGCGCTCCACCTTGGCGATGTGGCTGTACGGACCGATGGGAGCCGGCGTGCCAGCTGGCGGGCTTCGTGGTCAGTGGCCGGTCGCCGCCCGGTTGCGCTCCGCCCAGGGCCGCAGGATCGCGTAGATCGCCTCACAGGTCGGGACCGTCAGGCCGACTGCTCGGGCGCGGGTGGTGACGATCCCGTGGAGCGCCTCGAGCTCCATCCGTCGTCCGTGCACGAGATCGTGGTAGAGAGACGAGTACGAGTCGGCGGCGAGCCCGGCGGCCAGGGCGAGCTGACGATCGACCAGGTCGGCCGCGAGGTCGACGCCATCGGTTCTCGCGAGCGCCGTGACCTCTTCGAGGATCGAGCGGAACATCCTCCACGCCGCCGGATCGTCGCGGATCGGTCCGATCGGAAGGCGGACGGCTGCAGTCATCCCGGCAACCGCACAGATGAAGGAGAACTTCGACCAGAGATGGGCGCGGATGTCCGGGGTCATCTCCGCGTCGACGCCGCCCGCGACGAATACGTCGAGGATCCGTCGCGCGCGGTCGCTCGGGTGGCCGTCGAGCTCGCCGAACACGATCCGGTTCGCGGTCCCCGTCTGTTCGATGACGCCGGGCGCGGCGAGGGCGACGAAGACGAATGCCGCCCCACCCATGACGTGCCCCGGGCCGATCACCGCCTCGATCCGGTCCTCGTTGTCGATGCCGTTCTGGAGCGAGAGGACGGACGTCTCCGGGCGAAGGAGAGGGCCGAGGCGGCCGGCCGCCTCGGCGGTGTCGTACGACTTGACGCAGAAGAGGACGAGGTCGACAGGTCCCACTTCCGATGGGTCGGCGACGGTCGCGAGACGAAGCTCAAGGTCGCCAAGCTGGCTCCGGACCTTGATGCCCTCAATACGCAGGGCCGCGAGCTGTGCCCCGCGGGCAATGAGGGTGACGTCCGTCCCTCCCGCCGCCAAACGCGCACCGAAGTAACCGCCGAGCGCACCCGCACCGTAGACCGCGACTTTGATCACCACATACAGACCGTGGCATGGAATCGCAGATGCAAACTCGGAGTTATTGACAGGTGGAGCTGCGAAGGATCGTTCGGGGCGATGGTCGTCACGGGAGGTCAATGGTAGCGGCGCGACCAAGCCGGGGCTGACGCCGCAGGAAGCGCACCGCGGCTGGGAACGTCGCCACAGGTGGATCGGTGGACTCGCTAGCGCGCGGCTCGCAACATGGAAACGACGGGCGGGCATGCTCCAGCCTGGGCCTGGCCGGTGACCTTGAATCCGTAACGCTCATAGAACGAGATGCTCCGGGGATTTGGGGTATCGAGATACACCGGCAGATGATCCTCGTCGACGACCGTGAGGCAATGCCTCATCAATTCGCCGCCAAGGCCCCTGCCTTGCACGGCCCCGTCGACGCCGAACCATGCCAGGTACCAATGCGGGAATCTCGGGTGTGCGTCATCCATCTGGCCGAGCATGGAAAAGGTGTCCTCGTGCTTGGCGGGCGCGACCGTCTCCGTGAGCACGGCGACGATGGCACTGCCGTCCACCTCCACCCGCGGAGGCAGCCAGATGGCGACCGCCGAAAACTCGCCGAGCTGCCAGACCGTCTCGTGAGTGAACGCCTTGCCCCCGAACGCCGCCAGGAATTCGGGGAAGTGCGTCAGATACTGCCGCGCTTCCGGATACAGCCAACGCTCGACTGGGTCGGCGGCGAATGCCAGGACGAGGACGTCGAGGGCCCTCTGCTGCTCGTCCTCACGCACGGACAAGAATTGAGTTGCGCTCATGTCGCCTTCCCTGCGGTCAGTCCGCGCTCGAAGTCCCAGCTATTGACCGGTCGAGCTGCACGAAGTCGTTCGGGGCCAGGGGGCTCATCGGCCTT is part of the Chloroflexota bacterium genome and harbors:
- a CDS encoding GNAT family N-acetyltransferase produces the protein MSATQFLSVREDEQQRALDVLVLAFAADPVERWLYPEARQYLTHFPEFLAAFGGKAFTHETVWQLGEFSAVAIWLPPRVEVDGSAIVAVLTETVAPAKHEDTFSMLGQMDDAHPRFPHWYLAWFGVDGAVQGRGLGGELMRHCLTVVDEDHLPVYLDTPNPRSISFYERYGFKVTGQAQAGACPPVVSMLRAAR
- a CDS encoding 2-dehydropantoate 2-reductase — encoded protein: MKVAVYGAGALGGYFGARLAAGGTDVTLIARGAQLAALRIEGIKVRSQLGDLELRLATVADPSEVGPVDLVLFCVKSYDTAEAAGRLGPLLRPETSVLSLQNGIDNEDRIEAVIGPGHVMGGAAFVFVALAAPGVIEQTGTANRIVFGELDGHPSDRARRILDVFVAGGVDAEMTPDIRAHLWSKFSFICAVAGMTAAVRLPIGPIRDDPAAWRMFRSILEEVTALARTDGVDLAADLVDRQLALAAGLAADSYSSLYHDLVHGRRMELEALHGIVTTRARAVGLTVPTCEAIYAILRPWAERNRAATGH